The sequence TATTGTCTTTGCCACCTTCGATCTCGTATTTGTAGTAGCTCACCCTAGCACCTAGCAAAAATTTAAGCTCATCGGTGATTGATAGTTTATTTGCCGCGTAAAATGCCTTTTGTATCGTTTTATCTTTGTTATTTTGATCTTCGTAAGGAAATTTTGGATCATCAAGGTGTAAATTTTTAAAGTCTATCCTACTTCTAGCTGTATAAGCAAGCCCAGCTGGTGTAGTCCTTTGCAACCAGTAGCTACTTACCTTATCGCTACTTTTTTTATAGTTGTTATACATCGCGCCAAAGACAAACTCATGAGATAAATTTGCTATCTCGTAAGGGATATTTGCGTATGCATCTACGTTGTGGATATTCTCCTCTCTTTTGTTTGCGTAGATACTAAGACCGTTTATATTGCCAGTGCCGTCTAAATTTACTTCTCCTTTGTTACCTTGTCCGCCGTAATAAAGTAAATTTGAATCAGTATTTGCGCGCCTAAATGAGTAGCTTAAATTTAAGCTCGCTTCATTTTCAAAGTAGTGCTTAAAATCAGCATAAAAATCAAGTGTTTTTATATCCCACCTCGTCCAAGGCTGAGAGAAAATTTCATTTTTACTAAAATTTGTCCTAGAGCCATCTGTGTAAAATGCCGGCATACCTCCCCACCTAACGCCACGGCGTCTTAGCTCTTGATAAAACGCACCAAGACTAAGCCCCATGAGCTATCGCCTATGTCACTATCGACTACGCCGTAAATCGCGCTATTTTTTCGGTTGTAATAATCCATATAAGAGTGCGACTTCTCATGTATAAATGAAAGCCTTGCTCTGACGCTTCCACTCTCATTTACAGGCGTTTGCACATCACCATTTACGCCGTATCTATCGTATGAGCCAGCACTTACGCCAAAATTTCCTTTTAGCTCCTTTGAGTCTGCTCTTTTTCTTATGAAATTTAAGCTTGCAGCTGGGTTACCAGCGCCTGCAAGCAGGCCATTTGCCCCTTTTACCACCTCAACTCTCTCATAAGGCAGCAAGCTCATATCATTTGCGCCAAGGCTAAAGCCGCCAAAGCTAGGCATCGAATCAAGCAAGTAATAATCTATCGCAAAGCCACGAGCCGTCGGATATACGCGCTCGTCCCATTTATTTAGCGTGACGCCAGGGACATTTCTAAGAAGCACCTGATAGTCTTTGATGCCTTGATCTTTTAGCCTAGCTCTGCTAGCACAGTTAGCGACTGGGGCGTTTGACGAGAGGTTAAATTTAGCCTAGTTGTGCTCTTTACAAGCTCTTTTGCAAAGTAGTTTGCATCGTCTCTTCGCTCACTCTCCACGACATCGACCGCTTCTAAAACCTTCTCGTTTTCACTAGCGTAAATTTGAGGCAACGCCAAATTTAAAGCAACTAAGCTAAGTAAAATTTTTTTCATTTTTTCTCCTTTTAAATTTTCTAAACCACAGATAAAGCCCTGAGATGCTCAAAACTAACGGCGAGATACCCACTATAAACCAGATAAATTTTGTAGTTTGGTTGTAGTTTCCAAAGTGCGATCTTCTAAAGGCTGAGAGGATTTTCTCGCTTAAATTTGCATTTTTTATGTCTAAGACGCTAACTAGTTTGCCGCTATCTTTGTCATAAGTGATCACGCTTGAGTATTCGTTATGCAAAAAGCTTTGCCACATCACGTAGCCAAAGATGCGGATGTTTGCCCCTTGTATGAAAGGCAGCGAGATAAAGTGTGGCTCAAAGCCTTTGATCTCCTTTTTCGAGCTAGCCACCAGCTCATCAAGGGATAAACTTTTGTTGTAAATTTTTGCGTCTATTACGAAGTCATTTTTAAACTCTGGCGCGCGTGCCATCTGAAATTCCCACCAGGCGCCACTTATGCAAATGAGCAGCAAAACTGGCGTGCAAAAAATTCCTATTATCTTGTGGATGTCGTTCATGAAAACATTTAGCCCATTTACGCGCAGTCTAAGCAGAGTTAGCCAAAATTTACGGTAGATCACAAAGCCGCTAATGCAGATAAAAAATGTAAAAATAGCTGTTAGAAAAAGGATAATGTTGCCACTTTTTTCAAGCAAGAGCTCCTCATGGATATGCGCCAAAACCCCGAAAAATCCCTCATCGTGCGCAAGTGGCTCGCTCTTTATCTTGCCGCTAAAAGCATCAAAATAGATAAATTTCCACTCTTTTTTGCTATCGTTATGCTCGATTAGCCAGATTTTGTCGCATTTTTTAGGGTTTGCATCGATGTTTATGCCAACCATCTCGTAGCCGCTAAGCTCGCTTGCGACGATATCTCTTAGCTCATCAAAGCTGATCCTTTTGCTCAAATTTTCTTTGTTTAAATTTACATTTACGATATTTGGATGAAAAAGGCTGTTTAGCTCGTCTTTATAAACTAGGATCGCACCGCTAAAGCAAACTACGACAAGCGGGATAAAAAAGAGAAGCGACAAATACGCATGCACCTTGTAAAAAAGCTTTAAATTTAAAAATTTCACCCCTTTTGCCACCTTTATAAAAGTTAGTCTTGATAACAGCTCGCAATTTTATAAGATTTTTGCTTTTATAATTTTTAAAACCATTATCAAAATATAATTTTAAAAAGAAATTGCCGTTTGTGAAATTTGAGTTTGCAAAGGTAAAAATTTGATTTAAAAAAGAGAGACAACTCCTCTTTGTGTAAGCGGAAAAGCCAGAAAAGGGGGAAGCAAAGTCTTAACCGCTACAAAAAGGAGGGTCCGTTTAGGACGATGAAATGTTATTATTTAAATATAAATTTTAATGAAATTTTTAGTTAATAAAAAAGAAATTCTGCGTAATACTAAAGTAAATCACGATATTTAGGCATTTTCTAAAGAAATTTCTCTTTTAAAATGGTAAAAATATATGCTTTGTATGAAAGCAAAAATCACATTTGAAATTTTATTTTTATTACTACTAAACGTGGTTTATTCAAAAGTTCTATCAAATTTGAAAATTTACAAGCAAGCATATCACGGCTCTAAATTTAGTAGCATGCTAAGGTGAGTGAGTAAAGTTTTAAAATTTGTAAATTTGCTTTGTCAAATCAAATGAGTGTCAAGTAAATTTTAAAATTTCATGAACGAGTAATTTCGGCTCTAAAATTTGAGCTAAGCGGTGAGCGAAGCCAAATTTTAGTAGTCAATTCTTGCGAGTGAATGAAATTTTAAAATTTGCTTTGAGATATAAATTTATCAAAAGGGAGACAAGGGGACTTGAATTACGAAGCCGTCCCCTTATCTCCCTTTAGATCCCACAATCCCCTCGCACGTTCAAAGGGCATGCGATAGCACTATCGTGCCGCATGCATTTCGCTCAAAAACTCGTGTAAATTTTAGAATTTGCCATAGTTTTTAACTACATGCTTTTTATATCAAAAAAATCGAGCAAATTTTAAAATTTCATGAACGAGTAATTTCGGCTCTAAAATTTGAGCTAAGCGATAAGCGAAGCCAAATTTTAGTAGTCAATTTTTGCGAGTGAATGGAATTTTAAAATTTGCAAAATAGCTTTTTAGAAATTTAAAGTTTTGTTTCTTTGTTAAGGGGGAAGAGGCTTGAATTACGAAGTCGCTCCCTTCCCCCTTAACAATCCCCTAACCCCGACAACGTTAGAGGTGCATGCGGATAGCACTATCGTGCCGCATGCGACTTAAAAAGCTCTGATAAATTTTAAAATTTCATGAGTGAGTAATTTCGGCTCTAAAATTTGAGCTAAGCTGTAAGCGAAGCCAAATTTTAGTAGTCAATTCTTGCGAGTGAGTGAAAGTTTAAAATTTGCAAATTTGCTTCGTCAAACATACAAGTGTCAGACAAATTTTAAAATTTGCAAAAAATCTTTATAAATTTATAAATTTTAATTCTTAGGTACGAGCTCTAAGACGTTGCAGGCTCGTTTGCTGCCCATTTTGCAAGCTTTATCAAGGGCATTTGCAGATAGATCAAAGCTCTGCTCTACGCCGTTTCCTTGCAGATATTTTGTAGCTAGCTCGTAGCAAGCTTCGCTACTGCCATTTTCGCAAAGCGACTTAAATATCTCATAAGATCTAACCAGATCTTTCTCCACGCCAAGACCTCGGCCTAGCATGTCAGCATATAAAAAGCAAGAGGTTTTGTCTTTGTTCTCACACTCGCTTGAAAGCTTTTTAGTAAAGCTCTTGCAAGCTTTTGCGTCACTTTTGTTGATGCAGTTTTGCATATTTTCATCCCAGTTTGCACTTAGAGATAAAACGGCAAAGGCTAAAAATAAAATGGATTTTTTCATAAATTTCCTTGAGAGAGATAAACCCCCTTTGGGGGAAAGGGGGTCATTACAAAAAGGAGGTTTCTTGTTGGACAGGTGGAATGATACAAGCCTCGTCTAAATTTAAAGCCAACTCTTATTTAACAAAAAACAATCAAACAAGATCTCTCTTGCTAAAGCCCAAATAGCCGCAAACTAGCAAGATCGCACCAAGCACTAAAGGGTAGATGATCGCATAAGCTACGAAGGTCGCTTTTGAAAATGTGCCTAAGATAAAGTAAGACGCAGTGCCGATAACTGCTAAATTTGGATCAAAAAGGCTAAGCGCTGCTATCCTAAAAAGCTCGATCGGATTTAGCATCGCGATGGTGTAGATGACGTACTCATCAACAGAGCTTCGCATAAGCAGCCCAATGAGCGCTAGGTCGATAAAAGCTAGCATGATAAGCCAGAGCAAAAACGCCACGCCTTGGCCTGTTTCTTGGTTTTTAATAAGGCTTGATATGAAAAAGCCAAGCGATAAAAATACGATACTTAGGCTAAAAAGCAGGCCAAAGTAAAGCACTAGCACGCCCCAAGGTATCGACACGCCCTTTATAAAGCCAACCACCACGCAAAGCAAAAGCGAGAACAAAAGCGGCACAAAAACGACAAATGTCCGCCCAAGCGCCTTGCCGAAATAGTACTCTTTAAGGCTTAGTGGGAAGCTTAGCACGTACTCAAGCAGGTTTGTATCCCTGTCTTGATTTATGCTTCTAACGGTTGAGATGAGGATAAATATCGGCACGATGATGACGCAAATTTGTATAAACAAAAGTAGCGCCCTTGTTAGCCCAGAAAAGCCAAGCACGCGCGAGTCAGTCACTCCACTAAATAAAAATCCTATCATCAAAGCAGAAAAAAGAAGCGCATAGATCGCAAACCATCTCGAGCGAAACGACTCTTTGACGTCTAGTTTTGCTATTAAAAAAAGGTTATTCACTCTTGCTCCTTAAATTTTCTTCTTTGATGATCTTGCCAAGGTCCATATAGACGCATCTATCAAGCAAATGAGCGATCTCATCTATGCGGTGCGAGATGAAAACTAATGTCTTATTTTGCGTGAAGTTATCTAGCAAATTTTTAAAAGACTCCCTTGCTTTTACATCTAAATTTGCCGTTGGTTCGTCAAACATCAAAATTTCACTATCTTTGGCAAATGCGATGGCTATTAACATCTTTTGCTTCATGCCGCCAGATAGTTTGTAAAATGACTTGTTTAAATTTGCATGCAGGTCAAGCTCTAAAAGCTTGCTAAATTTCTCAATATCTTCAAATTTAACATTTGAGCTTTTGCAGACAAACTCGCAAAGCTCACGCAGGCTAAATTTAAGTGGCGGCGGGGTTTGCGGCACAAATGAGATAAACTTTAGCGCCTCTTTTCTATCTTTTAGGGTATTTACGCCATTTATCGCGACGCTTCCGCTATTTGGCACAAACTCGCCCAAGATGATACGCATTAGCGAGCTTTTGCCAGCTCCATTTTGCCCAAGTATCGCTATCTTTTCGCCAGCTTTTACATTTAGACTGACGCTATCAAGTATCTTTTGCGAGCCAAAAATTTTCGTTACTTCTTTTATATCTATCAAAAAATTTCCTTATATGAGTTTCTTAAAGCCGTTGTCAAATTTAAGTGCATCTTGGTGGCAAACGTCGATACACCTGCCACAAAGTGTGCAGTCAGCCCCAGCTATCCTAAAGAGCTTTTTACTATCATCAGTTTTTGCGCCTTTTTTTGTCATAAAAAGCACGTGTGGCACTAGGCAAACATCAGTGCAAACTAAACAGTGATCGCACTTTTCTTTATCCCAGCTGACCTTTATCGCATTTGGTTTAGCTAGTAGCGAATAAGTCGCTCCAACAGGGCAAACATACCTGCACCACGCCCTGCGTGAGAAGAAAATCTCAACCACAAGCATAGCCACAACTAGCCAGATAGCGTGAAAGTAGCCATAGATGATAAATCTTGAAAATATCCCAACGACGTTAAAAATTTCAAAGACTAGGCTTGAGCTAGCAAAGCTAAGAGCCAAAAACAAAATGGTAAAAGCATATCGCCACTTTGCGTCAAAAACTCGTGGTTTTACTATCTTTTTGGCGCGTAAATTTTCGTGAATTTTCTCAGCTATCTCGCTTATGAGTGAGTATGGGCAAACCCACGAACAAAAGCCCCTGCCACCAAAAATGATGTAAAAAGCTAGGATACTAAGTGAGCCAATCAGCAAATTTACATGAATTTCATGCGTTGCCAAAAAGACTTGCAAGCTCATAAATGCATCTGCTAGGTGAAAGCCAAGTATCCTTGAGGCGCTGATATCGCCCTCTAAAATTTGCACATCGACCCTGTAAGAGAGCACAAATAAAAGATGCACTAAAACGATGGTAAAAATACGCCAAAAACGTATGCTTGGACGCTTTTTGCCATCTTTTGTGGTCGTTATTAGCGTGCTTAGAAAGCTTACGTTTCTAATGGTCGCACGAACGTTATATTTATCCATTTTTACTTTTTAAATTTAGAAATTTCATCAGCAAGGCTGTTTAGATCGCTGTCGCTAACATTTGTCAGCAAGCCCTTCATAAGCGTGTTTTGCACCTTGCCAGCCTTATAATCAGCTAGTTTTTTTAGCAGATCCTCTTTGCTTAGATGAGTGATATCAGGCGCTACGACGCCTTTGCCATTTGCGCCGTGGCACGGAGCGCAAGAGGTTAGGTATTGCTTGCTAACGCCTTCATTTTGCGTCTTAGCCACGCTTAGGCTTAGCTCTTTTACCTTTTTTAGCTCATCTTCGCTGGCAAATTCCTCGCTAGACTTTGACTGCTCTTTTGAGATATTTTGCTCCACTTTTGGCTGAACGCTAGCTTCTGATTTCTCCTTTTTAGGCGGAGTTTGGCTTAGCATAAACACCATGATGCCACATATTAGCACCGCTAAAATGATCGTTATGATTTTTCCGATTTTCATTGTTTGCTCCTAAACTGCGCGTTAAAATCGCTTATCTCTTTGGCTAATTTTCTAATCTCACTCTCATCCATCTTTTTAACAAGATCACGCATCAGCACATTTACCTTCTCTTTGTCTTTGTAAGCGTTTATCATCTTATAAATTTCATCCTCGCTCTTTGTTAGAAGAGATGGTCCGATGATGCCATTTGCGTAGTCGTCGTGGCAGGCTGAGCACTTTGTGATGAAGTCCTTGCTAAGCCTGCCCTTTATAAGCCTTAAATTTATAGTTTGAAGCGGGCTTTTTACCATGGCTAGCGCTCCGATCTGGCGGCTTACGTTGTTATCTTCAAGTCCAAATTTAACGCTTTTTTCGCCGTGCATGTCGTATTTTATAAATTCATTTTGCTTATTTGCACTCTCGTTGTTTTCATTTTTTTCGACCTTTATGCTAGCACTTGTCGCTACTTTTGCGCCTTGCTCGCTAGCAGCCTCTTGCGCTTTGTCCTCGCTCTTTTCACAGCCGACAAATAGCAATGCAGCAGCTACTAAAGGTATTATTACTCTCATTTTTTCTCCTTGTAAATTTCATCATAGCTCATCTTTGGGGCGATATTTATGATCTTTGCTGGGCAGACCTCAGCGCAAACACCACATCCCACACAGCCATTTTTTATAAGTGGTAAATTTGCCTCGCTCATTGCTATCGCGCTATCGCCAACTGGACAAAGCGTGACGCAAAGATCGCAAATTTGACCGATCTTGTCTTTTATCTTATCTTTTAGCGCCTCTTCTCTGTCGTTATAGGCTTTACGATCAAGCAGATGTTTAACGCCAGCTTCGCTTAAATTTTCTCTTTTTACGCTCAAACAGGCCACCGTCTCACTTAAAACTGCAACGCCCATTTTGACATCGCCCACGACCTTTGTAGCGTGATCGAGCGCACC is a genomic window of Campylobacter concisus containing:
- a CDS encoding PepSY-associated TM helix domain-containing protein, whose translation is MKFLNLKLFYKVHAYLSLLFFIPLVVVCFSGAILVYKDELNSLFHPNIVNVNLNKENLSKRISFDELRDIVASELSGYEMVGINIDANPKKCDKIWLIEHNDSKKEWKFIYFDAFSGKIKSEPLAHDEGFFGVLAHIHEELLLEKSGNIILFLTAIFTFFICISGFVIYRKFWLTLLRLRVNGLNVFMNDIHKIIGIFCTPVLLLICISGAWWEFQMARAPEFKNDFVIDAKIYNKSLSLDELVASSKKEIKGFEPHFISLPFIQGANIRIFGYVMWQSFLHNEYSSVITYDKDSGKLVSVLDIKNANLSEKILSAFRRSHFGNYNQTTKFIWFIVGISPLVLSISGLYLWFRKFKRRKNEKNFT
- a CDS encoding tetratricopeptide repeat protein, translating into MKKSILFLAFAVLSLSANWDENMQNCINKSDAKACKSFTKKLSSECENKDKTSCFLYADMLGRGLGVEKDLVRSYEIFKSLCENGSSEACYELATKYLQGNGVEQSFDLSANALDKACKMGSKRACNVLELVPKN
- a CDS encoding ABC transporter permease, which encodes MNNLFLIAKLDVKESFRSRWFAIYALLFSALMIGFLFSGVTDSRVLGFSGLTRALLLFIQICVIIVPIFILISTVRSINQDRDTNLLEYVLSFPLSLKEYYFGKALGRTFVVFVPLLFSLLLCVVVGFIKGVSIPWGVLVLYFGLLFSLSIVFLSLGFFISSLIKNQETGQGVAFLLWLIMLAFIDLALIGLLMRSSVDEYVIYTIAMLNPIELFRIAALSLFDPNLAVIGTASYFILGTFSKATFVAYAIIYPLVLGAILLVCGYLGFSKRDLV
- a CDS encoding ABC transporter ATP-binding protein, with amino-acid sequence MIDIKEVTKIFGSQKILDSVSLNVKAGEKIAILGQNGAGKSSLMRIILGEFVPNSGSVAINGVNTLKDRKEALKFISFVPQTPPPLKFSLRELCEFVCKSSNVKFEDIEKFSKLLELDLHANLNKSFYKLSGGMKQKMLIAIAFAKDSEILMFDEPTANLDVKARESFKNLLDNFTQNKTLVFISHRIDEIAHLLDRCVYMDLGKIIKEENLRSKSE
- a CDS encoding NapH/MauN family ferredoxin-type protein, translated to MDKYNVRATIRNVSFLSTLITTTKDGKKRPSIRFWRIFTIVLVHLLFVLSYRVDVQILEGDISASRILGFHLADAFMSLQVFLATHEIHVNLLIGSLSILAFYIIFGGRGFCSWVCPYSLISEIAEKIHENLRAKKIVKPRVFDAKWRYAFTILFLALSFASSSLVFEIFNVVGIFSRFIIYGYFHAIWLVVAMLVVEIFFSRRAWCRYVCPVGATYSLLAKPNAIKVSWDKEKCDHCLVCTDVCLVPHVLFMTKKGAKTDDSKKLFRIAGADCTLCGRCIDVCHQDALKFDNGFKKLI
- a CDS encoding c-type cytochrome; translation: MKIGKIITIILAVLICGIMVFMLSQTPPKKEKSEASVQPKVEQNISKEQSKSSEEFASEDELKKVKELSLSVAKTQNEGVSKQYLTSCAPCHGANGKGVVAPDITHLSKEDLLKKLADYKAGKVQNTLMKGLLTNVSDSDLNSLADEISKFKK
- a CDS encoding c-type cytochrome, producing MRVIIPLVAAALLFVGCEKSEDKAQEAASEQGAKVATSASIKVEKNENNESANKQNEFIKYDMHGEKSVKFGLEDNNVSRQIGALAMVKSPLQTINLRLIKGRLSKDFITKCSACHDDYANGIIGPSLLTKSEDEIYKMINAYKDKEKVNVLMRDLVKKMDESEIRKLAKEISDFNAQFRSKQ
- a CDS encoding 4Fe-4S dicluster domain-containing protein, with the translated sequence MDRRNFMIIGSAAAVAGYAIGKFLPKSSGDKLYLRPPGAVDDFDDLCVKCGQCVQVCPYHSISLLDIEDGYSSGSAHIDAKERGCYLCDLFPCVLACPSGALDHATKVVGDVKMGVAVLSETVACLSVKRENLSEAGVKHLLDRKAYNDREEALKDKIKDKIGQICDLCVTLCPVGDSAIAMSEANLPLIKNGCVGCGVCAEVCPAKIINIAPKMSYDEIYKEKK